GCTGTATCCGGGCGGACCGGCGCAGACCCCGGAGGGGATCGGCGAGGGGTCCACGCTGGCCAAGGTGCGTGCGACCTACCCCGCGCTGACCGGGGACCAGGGCAGCTACACCGCGCCGGCCGGGCAGAACGCGGTCTACCGGATCGGGGTGGACACCGACCGGCAGGTGGTGTCCCGCCTCGCACTGGAAGCCCAGCCACAGCCCTGTTCCGGGGCGTCCTGAGCCGGGGCACGGCACCCCGGAACCCGGGCCGCCGGCGGTGGGCGGGCCCGGGCCCGGTGGGTGCCGGTGCGGTGCTGACCGGGCGGCTCAGAGTGCGCCGCCGGCGACCGGCGGCATGGTCGGGTCCTCGCCGTCGTCGCCGACGGACTCCCGGTTCAGGAACTGCTCGACCTCGAAGAGGTTGCCCTTCGCCCGCTTGACGACGTTCAGCAGCGTGGACATCTGGGAGATCTCCTCGACCTGCTCCTTGAGGAACCACTGCATGAACTGCTCGCCCTGGTAGTCATCCTCGGAACGGGCGGCCTTGGCCAGCGTCTTGATATCGGCGGCGACCTCCTTCTCCTGGGCCAGCGCGAGCTCGATGAGCTCGGTGGCGTCGGAGAAGTCATTGCGGACCTCTCCGGTCCCGGGGATTTCCACGTGGTGGTCGGTGTCCATCATGTACTGCACCAGCGCGAGCGCGTGGTTACGTTCCTCAATGGACTGCTTGTAGAAGTGCTTGGCAAGCCGCGGCAGGTCCTCGTTGTCGAACCATACCGCGAGTGCGACGTACTGCTGGGACGCGTTGAACTCGTTGTGCACCTGCCCCTGCAGGAGCTCGTAGAACTTCGAACGCGGTTGCTTCTTGGTGACGGCCATACCGAAAAGATACGTCATACCGGGGGCGGATTTCCACTTTCAGGTAGTGATATGAACCCCATTCGTGTAGTATTTATAAGCCAAGGTAAAACTAATTTCGCTTAGCCTTGCCTAAATGGGGAACGCATTAATTAGGAAAGGCTAACTTCTAACCGAGTGGTTCCCGGACAATCGGGCAGGACATGCACCGCGGGCCGCCGCGACCGGAACCCAGCTCGGACCCCGCGATCCGCAACACCTCGATCCCGGCCTGCTCCAGCCGGACATTGGTCTCCACGTTGCGCTCGTAGCCCACCACCACGCCAGGGGACACGGCGAGGGTGTTGTTGCCGTCGTCCCACTGCTCCCGTTCCGCGGTGACCGGGTCGAGCCCGGTGTCGATCACCCGCAGGCGGTCGATGCCCATCGCCTCGGCCGCGGCGGTGAGGAAGGGCCGGGGGCCGTCCACCCGCAGTACCTCCTTGCCCGCCGTCTCGTCCGGGCGCAGGGTGTAGGCCACCAGCGACTCCCTGGCCAGCGGGTACATCACCACGGCATCGGCGCCGACCATGGTGCACACGGTGTCCAGGTGCATGGTCGCCCTGTTCTGCGCGATCGGCACGGCCAGCACGGTGTGCGCGATGCCGTCGGCGAAGGCCGACCTGGCCAGCGCCTCCGCGCCCGCGGCCGAGGTGCGCTCGCCGACGCCAACGGCCAGCACGCCCGGCGCGAGCAGCAGGATGTCCCCGCCCTCGATGGGGGCGGAGTGCGCGCCGTAGGCACGCACCGTGCCGAGGAAACGGGGGTGGTAGGCGTACACGAGGTCCAGCAGAGCGGTTTCCCGGCCGCGGGCGGGCATGGCCAGCGAGGAGATCGCCACCCTGTCCGCGATCCAGGCCGAGGAGTCCCTGGTGAACAGCAGGTTGGGCAGCGGGTCAACGGCGAAGTCGTGCGGGTGGTTCATCCTGCGCACCAGGGAGGCGCCCTCCGCGGCCGGCAGCTCCTCGAAGGTCATACCCGCCATCAGCACCTCGGCCAGCACGTACGCCGGCACCCCGGACAGGTAGGAGCGCAGCGAGTCGGCGAGGTCGCCGCCCAGCCGCCTGCTGTCCACCGCCGCGTGCACCCCGGCCGCGTGCGCCCGCGGGTCCTCCAGGGTGGTGCGCAGCAGCTCGGACAGCAGCAGTACCTCCACGCCCCGCCCGCGCAGCACCTCGGCGAACGCGTCGTGTTCCTCCTGGGCGCGGCCCACCCAGGGCACGGAGTCGAAGAGCAGCTGGTCGTTGTTGCGCGGGGTCAGCCGTTTGAGCTCGGGGCCCGGCCGGTGCAGCAGCACCGAACGCAGCGGGCCGACCTCGCTGTCCACTCGGGGGGAGATCGCTTGGTTCACACCTGCGAGCGTAATGAGTACGACGGCGCAACGGGGAGCCGTGAAACCCGACGAGGACCCACCGAAACCTTACGAACTCGCTCGCCTGACGGGCGATTCGTTGCGCCGCGGGCTCTCAGGGCAGCCAGCTGACCCGGTCGCGCAGGAAGGCGTAACCGACGAAGGCGACCACGTCGAGCAGGGTATGCGCGATGATCAACGGCCACAGCCGGTTGGTGCGCTGCCACACCCTGCCGAAAACCAGCCCCATTATCAGGTTGCCGACGAATCCGCCGAGGCCCTGATAGAGGTGATACGAACCGCGCAGTACGGCGGCGATCAGCAGGGCGGAGTTCTCCCCTCGGCCGAGTTGCCGCAGCCGGGTCAGCAGGTAACCGACGACGAGCATTTCCTCGGCGAAGGAGTTACCGAACGCCGCCAGTGTCAGGGTGATCGGCCGCCACCAGCTCTCGTCCAAAGTAGACGGCTGCACCGCGAGATTCAGCCCGAGCTGCCAGCCGACGAAGTACAGTACGAGACCGGGAATGCCGATCAGCGCGGTCAGTCCGATGCCCCAGCGGAGGTCGCGGCCGGGGCGCCGCCGGTCGAGTCCGACCTCGGCCAGTCGCATCCCGCCGCGCACCAGCAGGTAGGCCCCGAGTGCGCCCCAGCCGAGCAGTTGCACGACGCTGAGCAGTTGCTTCAGCAGGTCGAGAAGATCCAACGTGGCCTGTGGCGCGTTGATCGCCACCCGCTGCTCGCCCAGCGGCTCGGGACGTAACAGTGCGTCCACAAGTGACAGCAGGCTGCGTACCCCGGACAGGCCGAGGGTGATCGAGAAAACAATGACCAGTTCGAGGATCAGCACCCGCCGCCGGGCGGGGTCCTCGATCGGCTCGGGGGTCGCGGGTCGCTGGGCAGCGAGCCAGGCGGACAGGCGATGGCGCACGGGCGCAAGTTACCTCAATCGAAGTATCACCTGGTCAGAGGCTTCGATGCGACAACAATGGGGTTGGTTTGCCATAGTGCCTGATCGAAACGTTACCTGTCGGGTCTACAGTCTTACGGACGCACAAGGAGGCCAGGCGACACGCCAAGGCGCGTAATGTCCGGTTGCGTAGCTCACTGCGGGGTGTCAATCAGCGGCGCCGGGCGGGTCGCGGCCCGCCGCGGTGTCCTGGGATGCCTGGTCGAATACCCGGCTCACCGGGCCCGGTGAGCCGCCAACAGGGAGGACCGCCTCGTGGCGACAACATCGGATACTGGGGCCTCGGCGCCATCCGGTCCGAAGAAGAAATGGACGGACACGATCGCGCCGAGGGTATTTTGGCCCGCAGCGAGCATCATCGCTGCGTTCGTGCTCTTCACGGTGATCTTTCCGACCACCATGGGCGACGCCTTCGACGCCATCCAGGACACGATCGTCGGTACCTTCAGCTGGTACTACCTGCTCATCGTTTCCGGCTTCGTGGTCTTCGCGATCTGGATCGGCCTCGGGCACTTCGGTGACATCAAGCTGGCGCCCAAGGACGAGGAGCCGGAGTTCAAGCTCAAGTCGTGGTTCGCGATGCTGTTCGCGGCCGGTATGGGCATCGGCCTGGTGTTCTGGGGCGTGGCCGAGCCGCTGAACCACTTCGCCGGGGTGCCGAACCGGGCCTCCGGAATCGCGGCCGCGGACGAGCAGGGTGCGCAGGACTCGATCGTCCAGACCTTCTTGCACTGGGGCCTGCACCCGTGGGCTATCTACGTCGTGGTCGGCGTGGCGATCGCCTACGCGATCCACCGCAAGCAGCGGCCGGTCTCCATCCGCTGGGCACTGGAGCCGTTGCTGGGAAACCGGGTCAAGGGCTGGATCGGCGACGTCATCGACATCGCGGCCATCGTCGGCACGCTGTTCGGTGTCGCCACCTCGCTGGGTCTCGGCGTGGCGCAGATCGCTTCCGGCCTCGACTTCATGGGGCTGGTCAGCAACCCGGGTAACTGGACCAACATCATCCTGATCGGCGCGATCACCACCCTGGCGATCGTGTCGGTGGTCACCGGCCTGAAGAAGGGCATCAAGATCCTGTCGAACACCAACATGGGCCTTGCCGCGCTCCTGTTGCTGTTCGTGCTGGTCACCGGGCCGACGCTGTTCATCTTCCGCGAGCTGGTGCAGTCCATCGGGGACTACTTCCAGAACATCTTCCAGCTCAGCTTCAACGCCACCGCGTTGCAGGGCGAGGACGGCACCGAGTGGCAGGGCTGGTGGACCGCCTTCTACTGGGGCTGGTGGATCTCCTGGGCGCCCTTCGTCGGCGTGTTCATCGCGCGGATCTCCCGCGGCCGTACGGTGCGCGAGTTCGTGGCCGGTGTGCTGATCGTGCCCACCGTGGTCACCTTCCTCTGGTTCACCGTGTTCGGTGGCACCGGGCTCTACCGTGAGCTGTTCGGCCAGGGCGGCCTGGTCGGCGCGGACGGATCGGTGGACACCGAGGGATCGCTGTTCGGCCTGCTCGGCGAACTGCCCGGCGGCACCGTCGTGGTGGCGGGTGCGGTCATCCTGATCGCGCTGTTCTTCGTCACCTCCTCGGACTCCGGCTCGCTGGTGGTGGACATGCTCGCCTCCGGTGGTGACCCGGAGCCGCCGCGCTGGAGCCGGGTGTTCTGGGCCGCGGCCGAAGGGCTGGTGGCGATCGCGCTGATGCTGGCAGGCGGGCTACAGGCGTTGAAGATCGCGGCGATCGTGATCGCACTACCGTTCAGCGTGGTGATGCTCGGTATGTGTGTGTCGATCTGGCGAGATTTCAGTGCCGAACGGCGAACGCAGGTCCGCATCCAGCGCAGGCTGCAACGGGACGAGCTCACCGAGCACGTCTCGCAGAGCCTGATCGAGGAAGGACTGGTCGAGCCGAACGGGGACGAGCCGAGCGACGACAAGTCGAAGAGCGCGTCCACCGCGAGCGGTAAGACCTAGCCGACAGCGCGAAAACGGGCCCCGGGTGCCGCGACACCGGGGCCCGTTTTCCTTTCCGGGTGGCTCTACAGTGGAGGGTCGGCGGCCGTCTCAGCCCTGCCTGCTCGGTTTCCCGGTCGCGGCAAGGAACGGGCAGCCGACCAGCTTGCGCAGCTCCATTGCCAGTTGCTGCGGCGTATCGACCGGTTTGCTGAAAGCCAGCCGCACATCGTGGTCGCCCGGCTCGGCCTCCACCCGCAGCCGGAAACCGAACCGGTCCAGGCCCAGCGGCCGGATGCGGCCGTGCCGCAGGTTGTCCGGCAGGTGCCTGGTCAGCTGCTCGATCACGTCGGCATGCGTGCTCTCCAGGTGCCGCAGCCACTGCGCCTCGTAGTCCAGGAAGGGATCCGGGGCCGCGGCGCTGAACATGTGCGGGCGCAGCGAATGCGTGCCGTCCGCGTCGGCAAGCACCAGCGAGGCCGGGGTGAGCCGGAGCACGCTCAGCCCGTACCCGACGTCCAGCAGCCGGGAGTCCGGCCGGGCGTCGGCGATGGACACCGCGCGGGCCCGCGCGGCCCGCTCGTCCAGCCTGCGCAGCCAGCCGGTGATCCAGAGCAGGCCGCGCACCGGTTCGCGCAGCTGGACCGGCGCGAGGTCGGTGAGCTCGAACATCACCGCGAGCTCGCCGCCGGAGGCCCGCATGGTGGCCTGCACCAGCGGATGGTCCTCGGGCAGCAGCACGCTCACGCTGCCGCTGGCATGCACGTGCCGCAGCACCGGCACCACGCGCTGGTCGGCGGGGGCGGCGCGGTCGGCGGAGGGCATCAGGGTCGCCGGGCCGCTACCACGGGCGGCGATCGTCTTCGCCCGCTCGGCCGGCTGGGGGACCGGCGGGCGACGGAGTTGGGTATCGGTCACCACTCACCTCCACTTAGGTGAGCCTAACCTAGCTGCTGAACCCGGGAAAGCGCCATCCCCCACCTCGCCGATCACAGCAGTAGGCTGGGTGAGTGACTTCCTGGGGGCAGCTCGTGCCGTTCGGCGGGGTGGTGCTGCTCGGCGCCATCTCCCCGGGACCGGACTTCGCCGTGGTGCTGCGGCACGCGGCCCTGTCCGGTCGCCGCGCGGGCTCGGCGACCGCGCTGGGCATCACGGCGGGCATCCTGGTCTGGTCGGTGGTGGCCGCCTTCGGCGTCGCCGGGCTGCTCGCCGCATCGGCCACCGCGTTCACCGTGGTCAAGCTCGCTGGCGCGGCCTACCTGGTCTTCCTCGGGGCGAAGGCGCTGCTCGCCGCCCGGCGTGGCGGCGAGAGCCTGCCGTGGTCGCCCGAGCCGGACGCCCTCGGCGCGGGCAGGGCCTTCCGGCAGGGCCTGCTGTGCAACGTGCTGAACCCCAAGTGCGCGGTGTTCTTCGTGGCGCTGCTGCCGCAGTTCCTGCCCGCCGCGCCAACCCTCGCCGACACCGTGCTGCTGTCCGCGATCCCGGTGCTGTGCACCGCGCTGTGGTTCCTGGTGGTCGCCAATGTGGTCGGCGCGATGCGCAGGCTGTTCACCGCGCCCCGGGTACGCAGGACCCTGGACGCGGTGACCGGCACCCTGCTGGTCGCGCTGGGCCTGCGGCTCGCGCTGCAGGCCCGCCCCTGAGCGTCAGCTGCTGGGGCCGCGGCCGGACCAGGTCCAGGCGTAACCGGGATCCTCGGCGGCCTCGGCCGCCTCGCCGAGGTCCAGTGGCGCGAAGGTGTCCACCATGACCGCGGTCTCGTCGAAGAACTCCGCCCCGATGGAGGCCTCGGCCGCGCCGGGCTGCGGCCCGTGCGTGAAGCCCGATGGATGCAGGGACAGCGACCCGATGCCGATCCCGGAGCCCTTACGCGCCTCGTAGTTGCCGCGCACGTAGAACATCAGCTCGTCGGAGTCGACGTTGGCGTGGTTGTACGGCACCGGGATCGAGTCCGGGTGGTAGTCGACCTTGCGCGGGCAGAAGGAGCAGACCACGAAGTTCGGGCCCTCGAAGGTCTGGTGCACGGGCGGCGGCTGGTGGATCCGCCCGGTGATCGGCTCGAAGTCGTCGATGTTGAAAACCCAGGGGTACAGGCAGCCGTCCCAGCCGACCACGTCGAAGGGGTGGTTGGCGTAGGTGTAGCGGGTCAGCCCGGCGCGGTGCCGGACCAGCACGTCCACATCGGTGCCCTCGGCCAGCAGCGGCTCGGTCGGCCCGCGCAGGTCACGCTCGCAGTACGGCGAGTGCTCCAGGAACTGGCCGCGCGCCGAGAGGTAGCGCCTGGGCGGCCCGATGTGCCCGCGCGCCTCCAGGATCAGCATCCGCAGCTCGCCCCGCGGCCGCACCCGGTAGGTGCACGAGGTCGGGATGACCAGGTAGTCGCCATCGGCCACCTCGATGGCGCCGTAGACGGTCTCCACGGTGCCCGCCCCGCCCTGCACGTAGCACAGCTCGTCACCGGCCGCGTTGCGGTACAGCGGGCTGTCCGCGGTGGCGGCGGCGAAGCAGATGGTCACGTCCGCGTTGCCGAACAGCCGCCTGCGGTCGGTCACCGCGTTGGCCCCCTCGCCGAACTCGAGGTCCTGGGTGCGGAAGCTGCGTGGCTTGAGCGGGTGGTTCGGCAGCAGTGGCCCGCGCTCGTCCGGTACGGCCACCGCGTCCACGATCGCCGTGGGCAGGTTGCGGTGGTAGAGCAGCGAGGAGTCCGCGGAGAAGCCCTCGACGCCCATCAGCTCCTCGGCGTACAGGCTGCCCTGGGGCGAGCGGAACTGGGTGTGCCGTTTCGGTGGGGTCTCGCCGACCCGGCGATAGAACGGCATCGTCTCTCCTTCGGAGCGTTCGTTCAGCGGGCAGATTTGTTCTCATGTCGTACGCTACTAGCGTGTCAGTCGTGTCAAGCGCTGTGGAACTCACGCCTCCAGGCCCTCGTGGAATCCCGCCCCTGCTCACGCGGCTCGTCGACGACTCGGCGCTCTTCCCGCCCAGCGACTCGGCCATGGCCGAGGCGGTACAGGCTCACCTCGACATCCGGGCCGGCGAGCACGCCGGGATGCTCGGGGTGTTCCTCTGCCAGGCATCCCGGCTGCCGGAGCTGATCACCGAGTTGATCAAGGTCCGGCCGGAGCAACCGCTGCCGTTGTCGTTGATCATCGACACCGGGCTGGGTGGGGTGCCGAAGGCGATCTCGATCGTGGAGTCCCGTGCCGAGCTGTTGTCCCTGCGGATGGTCGAGATGCCCGCCCCCTCGGATGTGGACGAGGTGTGGCTGGAACGGGTCTCGGAGTTCGTACCGGAGGACGTGGTCCGGGTGGTTGAACCCCGTCGCGGCGTGGGCTGGCTGGACGGCGTGCGCAAGGTCATCGAGCACGGAAGCTGGCCCAAGATCCGCTGTGGCGGGCTGTCCAGCGAGAACTTCCCGAGCGTTGACGAGGTAGCCGACTTCCTCTCCGTGGTGAGCAGCTTCTCCGGGTCCTCGTTCAAGGCGACGAACAGCCTGCACCGCGCCGTGCGGCATACCGACGCCGAGACCGGATTCACCCATCACGGCTTCCTGAACCTGCTGGTCGCGGCCGCGCGCTGCCTTTCGGGCCGGGATGTCCGGGAGGCACTGGCCATGACCGACGGCGAAGCACTGGCCCAGGAGGCCCTGGAGCTGTCCGACCAGGCGGCGCGGGCGGTGCGCTCGCTGTTCGCCTGCTACGCCTCGGCGACCTTCGACGACCCGGTCGCCGACCTGAAGGGGCTCGGGCTGCTGTGAGCAGGGAGAGCTCGCTGACCCTGGAACGCGGGCTCGCGTTGCTGCAGGCGGTGGCCGACGCGGGCGGGGACGCGGCCACCATCTCCGAGCTCGCGGTGACCATCGGGGCGAGCAGGGCGGCGGTGTACCGGCTGCTGGTGCCGCTGGCCGAACGCGGGCTGGTGTGGCGGGACGGGAGCAAGGTACGGCTCGGCGTCGGCCTGCTGCGGCTGTCCGGGCAGGTGCTGCCCCAGCTGCGGCAGGCCGCCGCGCCGGTGCTGCGCGAGCTGGCCGAGAAGTCCGGGGCCACCGCGCACCTCTCGGTGGCCGAGGGGGAGTTCGCCCAGGCGGTCGCCGTGGTGGAGCCGTCCTGGACGAACTTCCACGTCGCCTACCGGGTGGGCAGCAGGCATCCGGTGTCCCAGGGTGCGGCAGGCAAGGCGATCACTCTGCGGCCCGGCGGCAAGGGATGGGTGGCCACCACCGGCGAGCTGCAGGCAGGCGCTTCCGGCGTGGCAGCCCCGGTACGGGGGGTACCGGGGCTGCGCGCCAGCGTCGGGGTGGTGTCCATGGAACCGCTCGGAGCGCGCACGGTGGGCCCGCAGGTGGTGGCCGCCGCCGGGGCACTGGCCGAGGTGCTGACCCCTACCCCGGTACGAAGCTGACCTCCGGGTACTTCGGCGAGGGGCCGTCCAGCAGCGGATCCTCCTGCCCGCGCAGGTGGGCGACCACGAAGGCGGCGAGGTACTCCCGGACGACCCGCACCGCCCTTTCCCCTTCGATCGAGCCGAGCAGCCGCTCGGCTTGTCCTGGCGGAAGGCCCTCGCGGATCGGGAAGTTCCCGGCCAGCCAGGGCGCGTCGGAGAACGTCCAGTGCCCGCCGCTGGCGACGTCCAGCCAGCGCTTCCAGCCGGTCAGCCGCGGCCAGACGCGGTTCCAGGTGGGATCCAGCTCGGGGTGGTCGACCCGCCGCGCCCCGAACAGCAGGAACGGCCGGTCCAGCCCGCCGGGCACCCCGGTGTACAGGGCGCCGTCCATGTTCATCCCGGCGTCCACCCTCGGGTCGGTGCGCATCGTCTCCAGCGCGGCGGCGCCGCCGATGGAGTGGCCGATCATCGCGATCCGGGAGCCGTCGATCAACCTTCCGGTCGGCGAGCGCCGGTCGGTGAGCCGGTCCAGCACGAAGGAGACGTCCCTGGCCCTGCTGCGCACGACCTCGGCCGCGAGCTCCTCGTCGATGTCCGCGCAGATCAGGCAGGGCTCGATCCGGCCACCGGGGAACTCGACCGGCGACTCGTAGGTGTGGTCGATCGCGGCGACCACGTAGCCCCGGCTGGCCAGGTCCTCGGCAAGGGTGGTCAGCGAGGTGCGGCTGGCGCCGAACCCCGGCGAGAGCACCACCAGCGGCCTGCCGTGCCCGCTGGGCTTTGGCAGCGCCCGCGTGGTCGCGTGCGTGCGCACGGTCGCGAAGGCCTCCGGCGGCACGGCAGGGAAGTCGGAGCCGATGATGGCCGCGGAAAGCTCCTCGGACAGGTACGGCGCCCGCTCACCCCATGGCAGCAGTGCCGGGTACCACAGGGACACCATGAGCTCGCGGTACGGCGTGTCCGGCTTCCACGGGTCGGCCCGGCCGGGATCCACCAGCCGGGTGCTGCCGGTGCCCACCGGGTGGTCCCCGGTGGGCGCGGGCAGGGTCGGGGCGGTCGGGCTCGCCAGCGCGGCCGGTGCGGGCACCAGCAGCGCGGCGACCACCAGCAGGGTGCACAGGGCGGTCCCGCCGCGTCTGAGTGCGTCAACCATGTTTGACACCCTATCGGGAAGATATCCCGGTCAGTCGGCGCCGACCAACGAGATCGGGTTCCGGCGGGTGGCGGACCGCGCCGTCCACAGGCTGGTCAGGCCGACGACGAGGAACGCACCGGTCACCAGGGCGCCGACGGCGGGCCACGGTAGTTCCACGACGCCGAAGCCGGTGGCGCGTTGCAAGGCGCCACGTATCCCGAGGAGTGTTCCGGCGGCGGCCACACCGCCGAGCAGGACCCCGGTCGCGGTGACCGTCGCGGACTCGAGCACCGCCATCCGCACCACCTGCCCCCTGGTGAGCCCGCTCAACCGGGCCGCGGCGAACTCGGCTCGTCGATCGGCCGCGGCGATGACCACCGCGTTGATCACCGCGAAGAGCGCGTAGAGGCCCGCCATCCCGGCGATGATGGTGAAGATGCTCAGCTGGGTACTCTGCTCCGCCTCGGCACGCTGCTGCACCCACTTCTCGGCGCTGTCCACCGTGCCGTGCACCGACGCCCGGATACGGTCGCCGACCGCGGCGCGGTCGGCCCCCGTGGCGGTCGAGACGACGGTCTGCGCCGTCGTGGAGGTGAGCACGGGTTCCGGCGTGATCCCGCTCGGTAGCAACAGGTCAGGGCCGCCGGACACCTGCCCTGGCAGCACGGCGACGATCGGCAGGTTCAGTTCCCGGTCGCCGATCCGGACGTGCAGCGTGTCGCCGAGGGAGAACCCCGGCTCGCCGGAGCGCCCGGCTCCCACCGCGACGGTGTGCCCGCGCAACCCGTCCAGCGAGCCCGACACCGCCTGCACGCTGTGCGCCCGCCGGTAGGCGGCCGGGTCGATCACCCGCGCGTGCCCGAGCGCCGTCCCGCTCTCGTCCTCGTCGTGCTCGGGGAGCGTCAGGACCAGCGGCACGGCGACCTCCACGGAGGTGGTCGCGACGCCGGGGACCTCCGCGATCCGGTTCGCGTCGCGCACCGGGGTGGTGGCGACGAAGTCCGCCGCCGTGTCGCGGCGCAACGCCCGTTCCGACGCCTCGGTGATCGAGAGTGCCGTGCCGAACAGGCCCGCGAGGATCCCGACGAGCACGATCAGCGGCGCCGCCGTCGCCGCGCTCCTTCGCACTCCGTCGCGCAGGTTCGCGGCGGCGACGGTGCCGACCGGGCGGGTACGCAGCAGCAGCCCGAGCACCCGCGCGAAAACCGGGACGACGAGCGGGCTCAGCGCGGAGAGA
The sequence above is drawn from the Amycolatopsis aidingensis genome and encodes:
- a CDS encoding FtsX-like permease family protein, coding for MFRLSLSTFRERWQLFLGSLVTVGIGVALVQSSLLILITAASFEAPSGMPALARARLQESYVTAISLVGITLALAVFLTVFIVSSTFAFTVAQRRRDLALLRLTGGSRRQLRRLLLSEATLLGLVGTALGIPFGLLVMQWQSGLLVSFGFLPAGFSPQWQGWILAVSVGVGLGVALAGVLVSSRRAGRVRPLDALRGAGGATRVLTPSRWFFGVLFLAGAIAMMIIAKVAGPSAAIPLTMLVALAAAVGLSALSPLVVPVFARVLGLLLRTRPVGTVAAANLRDGVRRSAATAAPLIVLVGILAGLFGTALSITEASERALRRDTAADFVATTPVRDANRIAEVPGVATTSVEVAVPLVLTLPEHDEDESGTALGHARVIDPAAYRRAHSVQAVSGSLDGLRGHTVAVGAGRSGEPGFSLGDTLHVRIGDRELNLPIVAVLPGQVSGGPDLLLPSGITPEPVLTSTTAQTVVSTATGADRAAVGDRIRASVHGTVDSAEKWVQQRAEAEQSTQLSIFTIIAGMAGLYALFAVINAVVIAAADRRAEFAAARLSGLTRGQVVRMAVLESATVTATGVLLGGVAAAGTLLGIRGALQRATGFGVVELPWPAVGALVTGAFLVVGLTSLWTARSATRRNPISLVGAD
- a CDS encoding ferritin, encoding MAVTKKQPRSKFYELLQGQVHNEFNASQQYVALAVWFDNEDLPRLAKHFYKQSIEERNHALALVQYMMDTDHHVEIPGTGEVRNDFSDATELIELALAQEKEVAADIKTLAKAARSEDDYQGEQFMQWFLKEQVEEISQMSTLLNVVKRAKGNLFEVEQFLNRESVGDDGEDPTMPPVAGGAL
- a CDS encoding alpha/beta hydrolase family protein; translation: MVDALRRGGTALCTLLVVAALLVPAPAALASPTAPTLPAPTGDHPVGTGSTRLVDPGRADPWKPDTPYRELMVSLWYPALLPWGERAPYLSEELSAAIIGSDFPAVPPEAFATVRTHATTRALPKPSGHGRPLVVLSPGFGASRTSLTTLAEDLASRGYVVAAIDHTYESPVEFPGGRIEPCLICADIDEELAAEVVRSRARDVSFVLDRLTDRRSPTGRLIDGSRIAMIGHSIGGAAALETMRTDPRVDAGMNMDGALYTGVPGGLDRPFLLFGARRVDHPELDPTWNRVWPRLTGWKRWLDVASGGHWTFSDAPWLAGNFPIREGLPPGQAERLLGSIEGERAVRVVREYLAAFVVAHLRGQEDPLLDGPSPKYPEVSFVPG
- a CDS encoding arginine deiminase, with the protein product MDSEVGPLRSVLLHRPGPELKRLTPRNNDQLLFDSVPWVGRAQEEHDAFAEVLRGRGVEVLLLSELLRTTLEDPRAHAAGVHAAVDSRRLGGDLADSLRSYLSGVPAYVLAEVLMAGMTFEELPAAEGASLVRRMNHPHDFAVDPLPNLLFTRDSSAWIADRVAISSLAMPARGRETALLDLVYAYHPRFLGTVRAYGAHSAPIEGGDILLLAPGVLAVGVGERTSAAGAEALARSAFADGIAHTVLAVPIAQNRATMHLDTVCTMVGADAVVMYPLARESLVAYTLRPDETAGKEVLRVDGPRPFLTAAAEAMGIDRLRVIDTGLDPVTAEREQWDDGNNTLAVSPGVVVGYERNVETNVRLEQAGIEVLRIAGSELGSGRGGPRCMSCPIVREPLG
- a CDS encoding LysE family translocator, translated to MTSWGQLVPFGGVVLLGAISPGPDFAVVLRHAALSGRRAGSATALGITAGILVWSVVAAFGVAGLLAASATAFTVVKLAGAAYLVFLGAKALLAARRGGESLPWSPEPDALGAGRAFRQGLLCNVLNPKCAVFFVALLPQFLPAAPTLADTVLLSAIPVLCTALWFLVVANVVGAMRRLFTAPRVRRTLDAVTGTLLVALGLRLALQARP
- a CDS encoding BCCT family transporter; this encodes MATTSDTGASAPSGPKKKWTDTIAPRVFWPAASIIAAFVLFTVIFPTTMGDAFDAIQDTIVGTFSWYYLLIVSGFVVFAIWIGLGHFGDIKLAPKDEEPEFKLKSWFAMLFAAGMGIGLVFWGVAEPLNHFAGVPNRASGIAAADEQGAQDSIVQTFLHWGLHPWAIYVVVGVAIAYAIHRKQRPVSIRWALEPLLGNRVKGWIGDVIDIAAIVGTLFGVATSLGLGVAQIASGLDFMGLVSNPGNWTNIILIGAITTLAIVSVVTGLKKGIKILSNTNMGLAALLLLFVLVTGPTLFIFRELVQSIGDYFQNIFQLSFNATALQGEDGTEWQGWWTAFYWGWWISWAPFVGVFIARISRGRTVREFVAGVLIVPTVVTFLWFTVFGGTGLYRELFGQGGLVGADGSVDTEGSLFGLLGELPGGTVVVAGAVILIALFFVTSSDSGSLVVDMLASGGDPEPPRWSRVFWAAAEGLVAIALMLAGGLQALKIAAIVIALPFSVVMLGMCVSIWRDFSAERRTQVRIQRRLQRDELTEHVSQSLIEEGLVEPNGDEPSDDKSKSASTASGKT
- a CDS encoding DUF2470 domain-containing protein is translated as MTDTQLRRPPVPQPAERAKTIAARGSGPATLMPSADRAAPADQRVVPVLRHVHASGSVSVLLPEDHPLVQATMRASGGELAVMFELTDLAPVQLREPVRGLLWITGWLRRLDERAARARAVSIADARPDSRLLDVGYGLSVLRLTPASLVLADADGTHSLRPHMFSAAAPDPFLDYEAQWLRHLESTHADVIEQLTRHLPDNLRHGRIRPLGLDRFGFRLRVEAEPGDHDVRLAFSKPVDTPQQLAMELRKLVGCPFLAATGKPSRQG
- a CDS encoding IclR family transcriptional regulator, with translation MSRESSLTLERGLALLQAVADAGGDAATISELAVTIGASRAAVYRLLVPLAERGLVWRDGSKVRLGVGLLRLSGQVLPQLRQAAAPVLRELAEKSGATAHLSVAEGEFAQAVAVVEPSWTNFHVAYRVGSRHPVSQGAAGKAITLRPGGKGWVATTGELQAGASGVAAPVRGVPGLRASVGVVSMEPLGARTVGPQVVAAAGALAEVLTPTPVRS
- a CDS encoding homogentisate 1,2-dioxygenase encodes the protein MPFYRRVGETPPKRHTQFRSPQGSLYAEELMGVEGFSADSSLLYHRNLPTAIVDAVAVPDERGPLLPNHPLKPRSFRTQDLEFGEGANAVTDRRRLFGNADVTICFAAATADSPLYRNAAGDELCYVQGGAGTVETVYGAIEVADGDYLVIPTSCTYRVRPRGELRMLILEARGHIGPPRRYLSARGQFLEHSPYCERDLRGPTEPLLAEGTDVDVLVRHRAGLTRYTYANHPFDVVGWDGCLYPWVFNIDDFEPITGRIHQPPPVHQTFEGPNFVVCSFCPRKVDYHPDSIPVPYNHANVDSDELMFYVRGNYEARKGSGIGIGSLSLHPSGFTHGPQPGAAEASIGAEFFDETAVMVDTFAPLDLGEAAEAAEDPGYAWTWSGRGPSS
- a CDS encoding CPBP family intramembrane glutamic endopeptidase — translated: MRHRLSAWLAAQRPATPEPIEDPARRRVLILELVIVFSITLGLSGVRSLLSLVDALLRPEPLGEQRVAINAPQATLDLLDLLKQLLSVVQLLGWGALGAYLLVRGGMRLAEVGLDRRRPGRDLRWGIGLTALIGIPGLVLYFVGWQLGLNLAVQPSTLDESWWRPITLTLAAFGNSFAEEMLVVGYLLTRLRQLGRGENSALLIAAVLRGSYHLYQGLGGFVGNLIMGLVFGRVWQRTNRLWPLIIAHTLLDVVAFVGYAFLRDRVSWLP